Genomic DNA from Streptomyces sp. NBC_01571:
CGCCGGCCCAACACCGACCGGCTGGACGCCACCGCCGGCGGTCTGGACCTCGACGGACACGGCCACATCGTGACCGACAGCGCCTACCGCACGTCGGTACCGGGGGTCTGGGCCCTGGGCGACACGGCGAACCACTTCCAGCTCAAGCACATGGCGAACGCCGAAGTCCGGCTCGTGCGGCACAACCTGCTCCATCCCGAGGACATACGCTCACTGCCCCACAAGATCGCGCCGCACGCGGTCTTCACCAGTCCGCAGATCGCCGGCATCGGGTTGACCGAGCAGGAGGCCCGCCGTCGCGGCATCGACCACCTCGTGAGTGTCCGCGACTACGGGGACGCCGCGTACGGATGGGCGTTGGAGGACACCACCAGCTTCGTGAAGATCCTGGCCGATCCCGTCACCCGGACGATCCTCGGCGCGCACATCATCGGCCCACAGGCGGCGACACTCATCCAGCAGTTGATCCAAGTCATGGAACTGGGGCTGACGGTGGACCGGATCGCCCGCGACGTGCTGTACATCCACCCGGCACTGACCGAAGTGGTCGAACAGGCCCTGCTGGCCCTGTAGTGCCCGCCCGGGGGTGGGCAGGCGACGGGAGCGGGAGTGCCCGACGTACGGTGACTGCGTGCCCCGCCGGAACCGTCCCTCTTCCCATCCGCCCTCGGCGGTGCGCCACTTGAGCTGGAGATTTCATGAGTGACAAGATCGCCCTGTCGACATGGCCCACCCCGCTGGAGCGGGTGCCGCGTCTGTCCGCGGAGCTGGGCCTGGGCGAGGACGACCTCTGGATCAAGCGGGACGACCTCATCGGGCTGGGAGGCGGCGGCAACAAGGTCCGCAAACTGGAATGGACCGTCGGCGCCGCCCTCGCGGCCGGCGCGGACACTCTGGTCACCACCGGCGCCGCGCAGAGCAACCACGCCCGTCTCACCGCGGCCGCCGGCGCCCGCCTCGGGCTCGACGTCGTGCTCGTCTTCCCCGGCACCCGCGACAGCGCCGTGAACGGCTCCGGCAACCTCGTTCTCGACAGTCTCTTCGGAGCCAGGGTCTTCTGGGCCGGCGACAGCGACCCGAGCACGATGGCCGGCGTCATGGACGACGTCTGCCGTCAACTGCGCCACGACGGGGCGCGCCCCTTCCCCATCCCCTTCGGCGGTTCAAGTCCCCTCGGGGCACGGGGATATGTGGACGGCGGCGAGGAGTTGCTCACCCAACTGCCCGACGTGGAGCACGTCGTGGTCGCCCTGGGTTCCGGCGGCACCATGGCGGGACTGATCGGCGCACTCGGGGAGCGGCGTGTCCTCGGCGTTCACTGCGGGGCGGTGGCAGAGCCGGCCGTCACCGTCGCCGACCTCGCGGGCGCGCTGACCGGCCGCGACATCGCCCCTGAGTCCCTGCGGATCCGCACCGACCAGGTGGGCCCGGGGTACGGGGTGCTGCACGAACCGGTCCTGGAGGCGATGCGAACTGCCGCGCTCACCGAGGGTGTCGTCCTGGACCCGGTCTACAGCGGGCGCGCCATGGCTGGGCTGATCGCCGCGGTCCGGGACGGCGACATCCGCCCGGGGCAACGCACCGCCCTGCTGCACACCGGCGGACTGCCGGGTCTGTTCGGGCATGCGGAGACCGTGCACCGCGCCGTCGACGGCCTGTACGCCTACGAGCCGGAGCGGACGTCGCCCCGTACGGAGGCCTGAACCGCCGTACGCCGGGGGCGACTTCGACCACGTCTCCGATCCGCTGGTCGACGACCTCGTCGAAGGGCCGGCGGGCGCCGCCCGCCGGTAGCCCTCCCGCGGGCCCGACGCACAGGGTCGCTCCACGCCCCTTCGCCTCCTGGACGACCCTGGACCGGTCAGCCCACCCAGGAAAATCACCGGTCCAAGCAGTGATGGATCTCTCACGCCCCATCGTTACCCGTCAATGCGGTGGCGCGGCCCGGTGCGGCAACAGCCCGGCGCACACCGGAACTCACCGGCCTCGGATTCCCCCGCCCCCGCTCTTCACCACCCGGCACGCAGGATGAGGGGGTGTGCGTTGACGTCTAAGACGACCGGTCATAT
This window encodes:
- a CDS encoding D-cysteine desulfhydrase family protein is translated as MSDKIALSTWPTPLERVPRLSAELGLGEDDLWIKRDDLIGLGGGGNKVRKLEWTVGAALAAGADTLVTTGAAQSNHARLTAAAGARLGLDVVLVFPGTRDSAVNGSGNLVLDSLFGARVFWAGDSDPSTMAGVMDDVCRQLRHDGARPFPIPFGGSSPLGARGYVDGGEELLTQLPDVEHVVVALGSGGTMAGLIGALGERRVLGVHCGAVAEPAVTVADLAGALTGRDIAPESLRIRTDQVGPGYGVLHEPVLEAMRTAALTEGVVLDPVYSGRAMAGLIAAVRDGDIRPGQRTALLHTGGLPGLFGHAETVHRAVDGLYAYEPERTSPRTEA